The Deltaproteobacteria bacterium genome includes the window CACAAAGAAGTGGAAACGTTTGTTTCCATGGCCAAATACCACTCTTCGGACATGGCGATTGAAGTCGCCGTCAACGCCGTTCAAATTTTGGGCAAGGAAGGGCTTCGCAGTGGTTGTGTGACCGAACGACTCATGCGCGACGCCAAAGCGATCCAGATATTCGACGGATCCAATCAAAGACAACGACTCATCGTCGCACGAAACATTTTGCGATAAGACACAAGGGGGGAAGCATGAAATTCAGTCTTTCCGGGGAACTCCAGATGTTGAAAGAGACGGCCCGCGATTTCACACTAAACGAAATCGTGCCATATGCGGACAAATGGGACGAAGAGCATTATTATCCCCGCGAGGTCCTCAATAAGATGGGCGAGTTGGGCTTTTTCGGTTGCGTCATCCCCGAGGAGTACGGCGGAAATGAAATGGGATTTCTGGCCCAGACCATTCTCACCGAAGAGATTGCCCGAGGCAGCAGCTCGATTCGCGTGGCCATCAACATGCAGACATTGGGAACGGCCCTGTCAATATTGCGGCATGGAACCGAAGAGCAAAAAAAGAAATACATACCCGGCCTGGTGAGCGCCGAACTGATCGGATGCTTTGGTATCACAGAACCCAACGCGGGCTCGGATATTTTGGCCATGAAGACAACCGCTCAGAACAAAGGGGACTACTACCTCTTTAACGGGTCCAAAACATGGATCAGCAATGCGCAAGTCGCGGATCTCTGCGTTGTCTATGCCTATACGGACAAGGACGCGAGCAGCAAGGGTGTCAGCGCATTTATAGTGGATCTGAAATCCGATGGCATTACCACCAGTAAACTGGACAAACTGGGTACCCGTTCTTCCCCAACAGGAGAAATCTATTTCGAAGACACGAAGGTTCCCAAAGAAAACCTCTTGGGCCGGGAAGGAGACGGACTCAAGATCGTTTTTTCCAGTCTCAACCAGACCAGGCTCTCCTGCGCGGCCGGCGGCGTTGGTGTGGCTCAGGCAGCGCTCGATGCAGCGACCAGTTATTGCCGGGAGAGGGTACAGTTCGGCCAGGAGGTGGGTCAATTCCAAATGAATCAGGACATGATCGCCCAAATGGCCGTGGAAACGGAAGCAGCACGTCTGTTGACGTACAAGGCGGCCGTTCAGAAAGACGAAGGAATGCTGGGAAACGTACTCGAAACCTCCATGGCCAAGTATTATGCGGGAGAGACCGCAGCAAAATGCGCTCATTTTGCAATGAAGATCCTCGGAGCCTATGGTTATTCCACTGAATACTCCGTGGCGCGCTACTTTCGAGACGCCGTGCTCTACCAGATCGTTGAAGGAACGGCGAACATCCAGAAAATGATCATTGCCATGGATCAGTTGGGCTATCGCAAAGCAAATAGATGATCGTTTGACCTCAGACAATGGCGGCGCCGGCCCGGAGGTTCTATCCGGGCCGCAGTTTTTTGGCGCTGCAATAGCCGAGATTCGCAGACCTTCTCCGGACAGGGGCCGATGGGAGGATGACGCCTAAGGCGCAGAGTGCATCGCAAACATAACTTTCCTTCCCGGAACTGCCTTAAGAAAAACAGAAACCATGGAATTGCTTGCCGTTGTTGGACTGGTGATCATGACCACGAGCTTTGTACCTCAGATCTTTCGGATTTACCGTCTGAAGAGCGCCCGTGAGATTTCGAGGTGGACGTTCTATCAGCTGCTCGTGGTGAACTTGTTGTTCATCTGCTATTACATTACACTGGGGCATTGGACCGCCTTGATCCTCAATGCGCTTCTCGGGGTGATCATGGCCTGGGTGCTGGTCTTAACTTTCATTTACCGTTAACTGAAAAGAACTTGAACCATTTATATGAGCCTTATCACAGCGAACAATCTGAGCCTTTCTTTCGGCGGCACGCACATCCTGGACCGGGTGAACTTTCAGATCGGAAAGCCGGATCGAGTGGGTCTGGTGGGACCGAACGGCGCCGGGAAGACGTCGCTTCTTCGAATCCTGGCCGGCGAAATCAAGCCCGACGAGGGCGATATACAAATTTCCAGGGGCGTTCGTCTGGGATATCTCCCTCAAGACCTCATGGAGCTCCCCTCGGGCACCGTCCTGGAATCCATTCTGAGCACGGTGCCCGGCAAACAGGAGAAAGAGCTGCGTTTGGCCGATCTTGAAATGACTCTCGAGACCGCATCCGACCCCGACGAGCTGAATCGGTCGGCGCTCGAAGTGGCGGAGTTGCACGAGGAACTCAGCCATTTTGAACGCCACTATTCACCGCACGAAGCGCAACGAATCCTCAACGGACTCGGTTTCAAACCCGAGGATGCGCAAAGACCCGTAGAAGCCCTCAGCGGCGGCTGGCGAATGCGCGCCGCTCTGGCCGCCCTGCTCTTTCAGAGGCCCGACCTGCTGCTATTGGACGAACCCACGAATCACTTGGACGTGCCGTCGGTCCGATGGCTCGACGCCTTTCTGGAAAAATGGAACCAATCCATGATCCTGATCTGCCATGATCGTCAGTTCTTGAACCGACATATCCGGCGCGTGCTGAGTTTTGAATCGGAAGGCCTTCGAGCCTATACGGGAAACTATGACACCTACCTCGAGTCCCGGGAACAGGAAAGGATCATACTCGAGAACAAAGCGCGAAACGTGGATAAGAAGGTCAAGGAGGCGCAGAAATTCATCGAGCGGTTTCGCTCAAAAAACACCAAGGCTCGCCAGGCGCAGAGTAAAATCAAAATGGTGAAAAAACTCGAACTGGTGGCCACCCATACGTCTCGAAAAACGTTGAGCTTTTCTTTTCCTGAAGCCGAGCGCTCCGGACGCGTGGTCCTCACGTTGTCCGGACTTTCCAAGCGTTTTGGAGAAAACACGGTATTCCGGGGCGTCGACGCGAGTGTCCTGCGCGGGGACAGAATCGCCATAATCGGTCCCAACGGTTGCGGCAAAACAACGCTTCTGAAAATCATCGCAGGAGAATTGACGCCGGATGAGGGCACTGTAACGCCGGGGCATAACGTGGTCATGAGCTATTACGCCCAACACCACACGGCCCAACTGCGCGAAAATAGAACGGTGCTCGATGAAGTGTATACTTCGGCCCCCAAAACCTCGCTTTCCTTTATCCGAGGCGTGTGCGGCGCCTTTCTATTTTCGGACGATCAGGTGGAAAAGCACGTGGGCGTGCTTTCGGGCGGTGAACGGGCCCGGGTGGCTTTGGCCAAGTTACTGGCCGCCCCCGGAAATCTGATGCTGATGGACGAACCCACCAACCATTTGGACCTTTTCTCTTCCGAGGCCCTGATTCAGGCCCTCGATCCGTACGACGGGACCCTCATCTTCGTATCTCACAATCAATCTTTCGTGAATCGATTGGCCACGCGTATCTGGGACCTTTCCGGCGAACGCATTGAAGAACATCCCGGTAATCTCGAGGAGTACTTTCATCATCTTTCCCTGCTGGAAGAATCAACCGTCACGGTGCGGGAGGGAGAACAGGCCAAAGCCGGAAGTCCTTCCGACGATAAACGCGGCCGCGATGAACGTCAGGTTCGAAAACGAGAGGAAGCGCTTTTTCGGAAGAAACGCAGCAATGCCATCGGCCCCATCAAGAAAAGCATAGAAAGCCTGGAGGACCGGATTCAGAAACTCGAACAGAGACAGGAGGAAATATCCGGACTTCTTGCCCAGGAAGCCGTGTTCCAAGACAGCGAGAAGAGCGTACCTCTCATGAACGAGTACGGTGGCCTGAGGTCCGAACTAACCTACCTGCTTTCCCAATGGGAGGCCCGACAGGCGGAACTGGAAAAGGCGGAGAAGGCGTTCTCTACGGACTTCGAGGCCTGATACCGTTCAATGGTTTGGCCTGTTCCGAGGCGCCCTGCCCGCTCGGTTCTTCTCGGGGGTATCCGGAAGCCGCTATGGAGGACTCGAGCCGTCATCGCGGTCCATATCCGCTTCGAATGCGGAACCCTAAAGCGTAAATGGAAACCCATGTCATGATACCTCGTGATGATCTTACCCGAACTGGAGCATCAGACCGTTTCGCTCCCGAAAAGGCTCCTTGTGCGCAGGGATCGCGGGCCAACGGCTTTTCGCGCCTCGACACCCTCTTCCACCCTCGCTCGGTCGCCGTTGTAGGAGCCTCCAGCGGCATACGAAAATGGGGATATCTGATCCTGTGCAACATCCTGGCCGGAGGATATACCGGAGCGGTATATCCCATAAATCCGAAGGAAACGAACATCTGCGGTTTACCGTGCTTCAGGAGTTTGCGGGACGTGCCCGGGACGGTGGATCTGGTGTTGATTACGACCCCCGCGAACACGGCGCCTGACGTCCTTAAAGAATGCACGGAGAAAGGCGTGGGAGGCGTGGTGCTGATCAGCTCCGGCTTCAGCGAAACCGACGATCGTGGAAAGCAGATAGAACGAGACATCGTGGATCTCTGTCAAGAGCATGAATTGCCCCTGGTCGGTCCAAACACCATGGGCATTATCTCGACCCACTCGGACTTGTACGCCACCGGGGCTCACGCCCGGCCGCGAAAGGGCTCTATCGCGTTCGTATCACAGTCGGGTAATTTGGGTGTCCAGCTGATGCACTGGGCCACGGGACAGGGAATCGGCATCTCGCTTTTCATCGGATCCGGTAACGAGGGCTTCCTCAATTCGACCGATTTTTTGGAATACCTGGAATCCGACCCTGCTACTCGAACGATCATCATGTATCTGGAAGGCATCGAAGACGGCCGGAGGTTCGTCCAGGTGGCCCGCCGGGTTTCCCGTGAAAAGCCGATTATCGCCCTGAACGGCGGCAGAACCGACTCCGGAAAGATGGCGGCCGCCTCGCACACCGGGTCCATGGCGGGATCCACGCGCGTGTTTAACGCCGCCTGCCGCCAGGCCGGAGTCCTGCTGGCCCGGAAGCCTTCCGAGCTTCTGGACCTTTCCATGGGATTCTCCTCTCTTCCGTTGACTCCGGGGAACCGGGTGGGCATTGTGAGCCTGGGAGGAGGATGGGGCGTGGTCACCTGCGACGCCTGTCGAGAGGCAGGACTGGAAATACCGCCGCTACCTGAGCACATCGTCAAGAAGATCGATCGACATTTGCCCCCCTTCTGGAGCCGGGCCAACCCCATCGATTTGGTGGGAACCCTGGACATGCAAGCCCCCATCGTGGCCGTCGAGGAACTGGTTAAATGGGACGGAATAGACGCCGTCATCTGCCTTGGCATCATCGGCAGGAAGAAACTGGCGCAACTTCAGATGGACTCCACTCGAAAGATGAACCCGGAAGTGACCGGCCGGATGCTCGACGATGTCATGGAGGCCATCTCCGACTACGAAGCCAAGTACGCCGAGCATCTTCTGCGGCTCATGGAAGCGTATCACAAGCCCATCGTGGGTGTTTCCCTGGCGCCCACCGGAGAAGGTTCCCAGTTTCAGTTGGAAGGGTGTGACTATTCGGGCGTGTTTTTTCCCACGCCGGAGAGCGCCGTAAACGTGCTGGCGCAGATGGCGCGGCGAAGACAGTATCTGAACCGGTTCGAGGAGAAACCCGCTCGGAGCTGACCGGGCCCCGGGGCTGACCGGGCCGCATGACCTCCCGACTTGCCGGACGAGAAGGCGCGTTTCCATCCGAGATCTTTTCGAAACGATCGTTAATGTCAACGCGGGAGCGGAGAAAGGGTTAACACCACAGGCGGCCTAATTCGGGCCGGGCTGCCGTTCATCCACGTTTTTGCCGCAGCAGTGCTTGAATTTGGCCCCACTTCCGCACGGGCAGGTCTGATTCTTGCCCACCCTTTTGGCCGGCTGCGTCCCAAGGGAAAGGAACAGATCTTTGTAACACAACGTTCCCCAGATCAGAAAAGGAAAGAGCTGCGCTCTGAAATACTGAAACAGGGCGCAGATCCATTTGATCGTTTGGGCCTCGAAGGCGCCATATCGGATCCCCAATAAAGAGGCATACCACGTTATATAGTGCATCTTCACTTCGAACACGATATTGGCCACATGACTCAAGAAAAGGATAAACATGCCTAGTGCCGCGACCTTGATTCTGCGCCGTACGGACAGTCGGGGCGTGGCCAGCAGCAATGCCAGGGTGAGCAGCACATTGGAGGAGACCAGCGTCACGGAAATCGCAGGCGCATGGCCTCCGGCGCCGAGGTTCATTTCCGCGGGCTTAACCAGTATCACCCATCGCTCCAGCGCCAGTTCAACCGGGTGCGTGGGTTCGACAAGATTGAAGATCCGTTCGCCGCAGGACGCGAGCAGATTCCAGTAAGGCACTTTAAACGGGTACAGCAGGACCGCCGACACGGCGTAAGCCAGAGCGATCTTAAGCAGCAGTAGAAGGGCGGGTCGAATCGGCAGCCCGGAGAGCCGACTGGGCCCAGAAGAACCAGAGGACGACCCCGGCCGCAATGACGACGGATTGAGCGACATAGATATGAGTTTCGAAAAAGAATTGAGGAAAATAAAGGGCCACGTACACCAGAATCAAGATCCGGAGGATGTTGAGGGTCCATATTAGCACTGCGCCCATCAGAATTCCGATGCCTTTGTCTCGCCATCGGCTGGGAAAGGCCAGAACGGCCGACATATAGATGATAAAGGCGATCATTCCATTGCAGTCATCCGATATCCGAAGTCGCATCCCAGGGGTCACGAGGTCGGCGTTTTCCAGCCGAACAGGCGCCCCCAACAGATCCACCAGCAGCCGTGTCGTCTTAATCACGGCTGATGTCACCGGCGTCGTGATATCCACATGACTTATTACCACCTGCAGGGAGGTAAGACTGTAGAAGACGGACACGAGAACTGCGAACAGCAGACAGAAGCGAAGGCTTCCCTTTTTGTCGAAAAACGGTCTGGCGTCCATGATCTATGGCCTGTCAGGGGAATTTCATCTTGGTTTCGCAAGCCTCCGAATCTCGGAAAGCCCTGGCTTATGGATAGCGGCATTCGACCGATTTTGCAAGCTAGTTCGGTCCGCCGCCCGGATCCATCCCGGACGAAACACTCAGCTTGGCCTTTTCTCGACAGCCACGGATGGATGCCTATTTCTATTTTATACCGTAATATTAATCACTTAATATGAATACCGCGCTTGTTTCCTAATCCCGCTTTTGTGAAAATGCTTGACATAAGCGGACACATGAATAATTTGTTAGTGTTTCCCCGCACTTTGCCGGGAGCCGAAATCAACAGGAGTGAACCTATCTTATGCAAGAGAACAGTAAGTTTACCGGAGCAAGCCGCTACGTACTGGACGCAGAACTAGCCAAGATCGTGAATATCAGCATGGCCTTGGAGATGCCTCTGTTGCTCAAGGGAGAGCCCGGAACCGGGAAAACCATGCTCGCCTACGCCATCGCCGAGAGCCTGAAAATGCCTCTTCTGGTGTTGAACGTCAAGTCCAGCATGAAGCTGGTGGATTGTCTGTACCAATACGACACCTTGACCCGGTTGAACGACAGCCGCTTCGGGGATTCGGACCGGGACGTGAGCAATATCGAGCACTACATCCGAATGGGCAAGATCGGTCAGGCCTTTGTCGCGGATCGCAAGGTGGTTCTCCTCATCGACGAGATCGATAAGGCCGACACGGACTTCCAGGACGACATGCTNNNNNNNNNNNNNNNNNNNNNNNNNNNNNNNNNNNNNNNNNNNNNNNNNNNNNNNNNNNNNNNNNNNNNNNNNNNNNNNNNNNNNNNNNNNNNNNNNNNNNNNNNNNNNNNNNNNNNTCGATAAGACCGTGAAGGCCATAAACCGGCCGGTAGTGATCATCACGTCCAATGCAAAAAAGGACTTGTCCGATCCGTTTCTCGGACGCTGCAACTTTCATCATATCGCGTTCCCGGAACCGGATATGATGCGCACAATTCTCGGGGTTCATTTTCCCTCGCTGGGGTCGGACCTCATGGACGTCTGCATCCAGAGTTTCTACCATCTGAGGGACCTGCAGGCCATCGAGAAAAAGCCGGCTACTCGCGAGTTGATCAACTGGATCCGGGCCTTACAGGCGGATCCGGATTTCGATCATAAGAACCTGGGAAGAGGTAATGTTCCGTATCTGGGAGTTCTGTTTAAAAAGAGCCCGGACTTCACCCAGGCCGTCTCCCAGTTGCGGCGTATCCGCGGCTGACATCAGCGTCCCACTTTGGATAGGCACGGCGAAGGTGCGCCCCTAAGCGCTCCGTTTCCGGATGTATCCATATCAGTGGGAAGACAGCGCCTGTAACGGGGAATTCCACCGCCGGCGGATTTCCCCGGACTTCCGCCCACGACGAGGCTCCACTCGGAGGGACTGAGCACTCGCCCGCTTCCGCGCCGACAGCTTGGCTCGCCACCCTGCCCTTCGCGCGCCTCGCAGTTGCGTTCACACTCCGTCCCCATGTCGTCCCAAGGCCCCGGTTCCGGATCCCTGTTCGTCGATAAAAGCGAGCAAACCGGTCACCGGATTCCAATTCCCACGCTTTTCAGGTAGCTTTCTATTTCGACGGAGACGGAACGCTCCCAAAAAAGGGGGGATATTCCCCCCAGTACGGCATGCGCCCTAAGGCAATGAGCATGAGAGGCTCCGTGCAGATCATACGTTTCAAGTGCGAATCGTACTCCGTTGCCTGAGCCAGGCCAACTTGAGGAAATAAGAAGTTCGAATTCTCAAAATAACCGCATAAGAAATGGCAATACCGGTTCATTGGCTCGTGGCCCGCTCAGGAGATCCTAGGGAGCATGACATGCTCCCCAATCTTGGTATATGGAGATCCAGACCCAGCCACACGATATTTCTTCTTTCTTCAAAATGCATTCTTTCTGCGTTCCAAGCAAATAGTCGGCGCCTCCGTTGAGAGAGGAACGAAACGGTTCATCCATTCGACCCATCGTGAAACTACAAGTCACCTCGTCGTGGTCCTGCAATAGGTGTCCGGCTTTACCTACTAATTCGATTGGCCCTTAAATTTCTCTTTTCGGATTCCATACTTCGCCATGAGATTATACAACTGGCGAGCGGTCACTCCCGCCATGGATGCGCTCCTGTCAATTCGGCCGCTGGACAGGGAGAGGATTTCCTGCAGATACAGCGCTTCCGCCTGTTCTACGGCGCGTAGTCTCACATCGGCCAATGTGGGCCTGCTTCCGCTACCTGTACCGGGCTGGACGGGTCTGAACGTCACTATTTCCATAGGGAAACCCGACCAAGATAATGTATTTGATTTTTCAAGAATATATGCCCGTTCGATGACGTTTTCCAACTCTCTGATATTTCCAGGCCACGAATAATGTTTGAGAGCTTCGAGCACCTCCTCGTCAACACCGGTGATGTTCTTTTCATATTCGCGGTTCAAAGCCTTCAGGAAGGAATCGATCAACAGGGGAATGTCCTCGATCCTGTCTCTGAGGGGCGGCATTTCTATGGGAAATACACTCAGTCTATAATACAAGTCTCTACGAAACGTCCCCTTTTCGCAGATTTCATTCAGGTCCGAATTCGAAGCACCGACGATCCTTACGTCAACGGAAATATCGACGTCTCCGCCGACCATACTGAACGTCTTCTCCTGGAGCACCTGAAGGAGTTTGATTTGGGCCGACGCCGACAGGGTGCTCAGTTCGTCCAGAAAGATGGTGCCGCCGTGCGCGAGTTGAAATTTGCCGATCTTTCGCCGGATCGCACCCGTGAATGCCCCTTTCTCGTGTCCGAATAATTCACTTTCGAGCAGAGTATCGGGTATGGCGCCGCAATGAACGGAAATAAAGGGCTTCTTTGCTCGATTGCTCAGTAAGTGGATGAGCTTTGAGGCAACCCCTTTTCCGGTGCCCGTCTCTCCGATCAGTAACACGGTAGTCCGTGTCGGGGCCACGGTCACAATCCTTTCCATCACTTCACGCATGACGGGTGAGTCCGTGCGCGCATAGTCCCCTATATCGGAAAGCAGCTGCTTTTCCCGAAGATGGCTGAGTTCCGATTTCAGTCTCTGCTCCTCGAGAATCGAGTCCATGACCAGGGAAATCTCCTCCCCTGAAAATGGGTACGTGACGTAATCACTCGCACCGGCTCTCACAAACGCCTGCTTTCGAGTAAGGCTGGAGCAACTCCGGAAACTTATGGAAACTCTCGGCGCCGCCGACGCCTCCGAGAAAATCGATGTCGATAAAAGCGAAATCGTGCCGCTTCTGTTGAAACGTTTTCAGGCAGGAGGGCGCGTCAGGCGCAAAGTTGACACTGAAATCCCGGGAAAGAAACCGGCGCGCATCCTGAATCACGATGTCTTTGTCGGAGCCCACAAGAACGGCCTTCATGTCGGCTTTTCTGCTCATGAAATCCTTGGCTTATTAATAACATAGAGGAAATCGATCCCCCTCTCGGGCACAAGTGAGGTCGATCCCCCCTCGCTTTCGGTCTTACTTCGTTTTCCTACTTAACCCTCATCCGGCGGATCCGCATGCGCCCTGCTCCGAGCGCGATCCGACGCTTCCCCGAAGTAATGATCCGCGCATCCCAAAGTTTGAATTTTTGAATTCTATCTGCTCATTAAAGGAAATTCAATTTCATATCTACCAATATCCTCTATTTTTTTCCCCATAGTTTCAACAGGTTAAATTATGGCACGAGATTTGTTTCCATGATAAGTACTCGTTGAAACAACATATAACCCGATGTTCGGACATTAACGATAGAGGATGGAAACGCAATTTTCGATTAGTGGGATCGTGGTTCCGGCGGCATGGGATCGCGAGGGCGTGATAACGGCGGTGTTGATTTCCACATTCAATGACACCGATTACCTCGTACACGCCGATGAGAACTCACGACCTCTGCTGGGCTATGCCCGGCAAGCGGTTTGGGCTTCCGTCGAGCTGCTTCCCGGATCCGACGAGCCCCAGCTGATCCGTGTCCTGGAATTCCGCCC containing:
- a CDS encoding sigma-54-dependent Fis family transcriptional regulator, with protein sequence MDSILEEQRLKSELSHLREKQLLSDIGDYARTDSPVMREVMERIVTVAPTRTTVLLIGETGTGKGVASKLIHLLSNRAKKPFISVHCGAIPDTLLESELFGHEKGAFTGAIRRKIGKFQLAHGGTIFLDELSTLSASAQIKLLQVLQEKTFSMVGGDVDISVDVRIVGASNSDLNEICEKGTFRRDLYYRLSVFPIEMPPLRDRIEDIPLLIDSFLKALNREYEKNITGVDEEVLEALKHYSWPGNIRELENVIERAYILEKSNTLSWSGFPMEIVTFRPVQPGTGSGSRPTLADVRLRAVEQAEALYLQEILSLSSGRIDRSASMAGVTARQLYNLMAKYGIRKEKFKGQSN
- a CDS encoding AAA family ATPase codes for the protein MQENSKFTGASRYVLDAELAKIVNISMALEMPLLLKGEPGTGKTMLAYAIAESLKMPLLVLNVKSSMKLVDCLYQYDTLTRLNDSRFGDSDRDVSNIEHYIRMGKIGQAFVADRKVVLLIDEIDKADTDFQDDML
- a CDS encoding SEC-C domain-containing protein is translated as MSAVLLYPFKVPYWNLLASCGERIFNLVEPTHPVELALERWVILVKPAEMNLGAGGHAPAISVTLVSSNVLLTLALLLATPRLSVRRRIKVAALGMFILFLSHVANIVFEVKMHYITWYASLLGIRYGAFEAQTIKWICALFQYFRAQLFPFLIWGTLCYKDLFLSLGTQPAKRVGKNQTCPCGSGAKFKHCCGKNVDERQPGPN
- a CDS encoding CoA-binding protein, giving the protein MIPRDDLTRTGASDRFAPEKAPCAQGSRANGFSRLDTLFHPRSVAVVGASSGIRKWGYLILCNILAGGYTGAVYPINPKETNICGLPCFRSLRDVPGTVDLVLITTPANTAPDVLKECTEKGVGGVVLISSGFSETDDRGKQIERDIVDLCQEHELPLVGPNTMGIISTHSDLYATGAHARPRKGSIAFVSQSGNLGVQLMHWATGQGIGISLFIGSGNEGFLNSTDFLEYLESDPATRTIIMYLEGIEDGRRFVQVARRVSREKPIIALNGGRTDSGKMAAASHTGSMAGSTRVFNAACRQAGVLLARKPSELLDLSMGFSSLPLTPGNRVGIVSLGGGWGVVTCDACREAGLEIPPLPEHIVKKIDRHLPPFWSRANPIDLVGTLDMQAPIVAVEELVKWDGIDAVICLGIIGRKKLAQLQMDSTRKMNPEVTGRMLDDVMEAISDYEAKYAEHLLRLMEAYHKPIVGVSLAPTGEGSQFQLEGCDYSGVFFPTPESAVNVLAQMARRRQYLNRFEEKPARS
- a CDS encoding ABC-F family ATP-binding cassette domain-containing protein — translated: MSLITANNLSLSFGGTHILDRVNFQIGKPDRVGLVGPNGAGKTSLLRILAGEIKPDEGDIQISRGVRLGYLPQDLMELPSGTVLESILSTVPGKQEKELRLADLEMTLETASDPDELNRSALEVAELHEELSHFERHYSPHEAQRILNGLGFKPEDAQRPVEALSGGWRMRAALAALLFQRPDLLLLDEPTNHLDVPSVRWLDAFLEKWNQSMILICHDRQFLNRHIRRVLSFESEGLRAYTGNYDTYLESREQERIILENKARNVDKKVKEAQKFIERFRSKNTKARQAQSKIKMVKKLELVATHTSRKTLSFSFPEAERSGRVVLTLSGLSKRFGENTVFRGVDASVLRGDRIAIIGPNGCGKTTLLKIIAGELTPDEGTVTPGHNVVMSYYAQHHTAQLRENRTVLDEVYTSAPKTSLSFIRGVCGAFLFSDDQVEKHVGVLSGGERARVALAKLLAAPGNLMLMDEPTNHLDLFSSEALIQALDPYDGTLIFVSHNQSFVNRLATRIWDLSGERIEEHPGNLEEYFHHLSLLEESTVTVREGEQAKAGSPSDDKRGRDERQVRKREEALFRKKRSNAIGPIKKSIESLEDRIQKLEQRQEEISGLLAQEAVFQDSEKSVPLMNEYGGLRSELTYLLSQWEARQAELEKAEKAFSTDFEA
- a CDS encoding MoxR family ATPase is translated as DKTVKAINRPVVIITSNAKKDLSDPFLGRCNFHHIAFPEPDMMRTILGVHFPSLGSDLMDVCIQSFYHLRDLQAIEKKPATRELINWIRALQADPDFDHKNLGRGNVPYLGVLFKKSPDFTQAVSQLRRIRG
- a CDS encoding acyl-CoA dehydrogenase family protein encodes the protein MKFSLSGELQMLKETARDFTLNEIVPYADKWDEEHYYPREVLNKMGELGFFGCVIPEEYGGNEMGFLAQTILTEEIARGSSSIRVAINMQTLGTALSILRHGTEEQKKKYIPGLVSAELIGCFGITEPNAGSDILAMKTTAQNKGDYYLFNGSKTWISNAQVADLCVVYAYTDKDASSKGVSAFIVDLKSDGITTSKLDKLGTRSSPTGEIYFEDTKVPKENLLGREGDGLKIVFSSLNQTRLSCAAGGVGVAQAALDAATSYCRERVQFGQEVGQFQMNQDMIAQMAVETEAARLLTYKAAVQKDEGMLGNVLETSMAKYYAGETAAKCAHFAMKILGAYGYSTEYSVARYFRDAVLYQIVEGTANIQKMIIAMDQLGYRKANR
- a CDS encoding archaeosortase/exosortase family protein, encoding MDARPFFDKKGSLRFCLLFAVLVSVFYSLTSLQVVISHVDITTPVTSAVIKTTRLLVDLLGAPVRLENADLVTPGMRLRISDDCNGMIAFIIYMSAVLAFPSRWRDKGIGILMGAVLIWTLNILRILILVYVALYFPQFFFETHIYVAQSVVIAAGVVLWFFWAQSALRAADSTRPSTAA